One genomic region from Anabaena sp. PCC 7108 encodes:
- the hisS gene encoding histidine--tRNA ligase, with translation MTKSDKINFFTPSGFPEFLPSEKRLEVYLLDIIRRVFESYGFTPIETPAVERLEVLQAKGNQGDNIIYGIEPILPPNRQAEKDKSGETGSEARALKFDQTVPFAAYIARHLNELSFPFARYQMDMVFRGERAKDGRFRQFRQCDIDVVARGKLSLLYDAQMPAIITEIFEAINIGDFVIRINNRKILTGFFQSVGVAENQIKACIGIIDNLEKIGEAKVKQELEKSGISPEKTEKIIEFVKIDGIVDDVLDKLKHLTENLPEAEEFNLGVSELETVINGVRNLGVSEKRFCIDLSIARGLNYYTGTVYETTLIGHEALGSICSGGRYEELVGMFLGEKMPGVGISIGLTRLISRLLKAGILNTLSATPTQVVVVNMQEDLMPVYLKVSQQLRQAGINVVTNFEKRPLGKQFQAADKQGIQFCVIIGADEAAAEKSSLKDLKSGEQVEVALVDLAAEVKRRLV, from the coding sequence ATGACAAAAAGCGACAAAATAAACTTTTTTACCCCTAGCGGTTTTCCCGAATTTCTACCCAGCGAAAAGCGCTTAGAAGTATATTTACTTGATATAATTCGGCGTGTATTTGAAAGCTATGGTTTTACACCGATTGAAACCCCAGCAGTAGAACGGTTGGAAGTGCTGCAAGCGAAGGGAAATCAAGGTGATAACATAATATATGGAATTGAGCCTATTTTACCACCAAATCGCCAAGCCGAAAAGGATAAATCAGGGGAAACTGGTTCAGAAGCAAGGGCTTTAAAATTTGATCAAACTGTTCCCTTTGCGGCTTATATTGCGCGTCACTTAAATGAATTAAGTTTTCCTTTTGCTCGTTATCAAATGGATATGGTTTTTCGTGGTGAACGGGCAAAAGATGGACGTTTTCGGCAATTCCGTCAATGTGATATTGATGTGGTAGCTCGTGGTAAACTCAGTTTGTTATATGATGCCCAAATGCCTGCAATTATCACTGAAATATTTGAAGCAATTAATATTGGTGATTTTGTTATTCGCATCAATAACAGAAAAATTCTGACTGGTTTTTTTCAGTCAGTGGGAGTTGCAGAAAATCAAATTAAAGCCTGTATTGGTATTATTGATAATTTAGAGAAAATTGGGGAAGCTAAAGTTAAACAAGAGTTAGAAAAATCCGGTATTTCCCCAGAAAAAACTGAGAAAATTATCGAGTTTGTGAAAATTGATGGCATAGTTGATGATGTTTTAGATAAACTCAAACATCTAACAGAAAATTTACCAGAAGCTGAAGAATTTAATTTAGGAGTTAGTGAATTAGAAACCGTAATTAATGGAGTTAGAAATTTAGGAGTTTCTGAAAAACGTTTCTGTATTGATTTATCTATTGCCCGTGGTTTAAATTATTATACTGGCACGGTTTATGAAACTACTTTAATAGGACACGAAGCTTTGGGTAGTATCTGTTCTGGTGGCAGATATGAAGAATTAGTGGGGATGTTTTTAGGTGAGAAAATGCCTGGTGTGGGTATTTCTATTGGTTTAACTCGGTTAATTAGTCGGTTGTTAAAGGCGGGTATTCTTAATACCTTATCTGCCACACCTACCCAAGTTGTAGTAGTGAATATGCAAGAGGATTTAATGCCGGTTTATTTAAAGGTATCACAACAATTGCGTCAAGCCGGAATTAATGTTGTTACTAATTTTGAAAAACGTCCTTTGGGTAAACAATTTCAAGCCGCAGATAAACAAGGAATTCAATTTTGTGTAATTATTGGTGCTGATGAAGCCGCAGCGGAAAAATCATCTTTGAAGGATTTGAAATCAGGTGAACAGGTAGAAGTGGCTTTGGTGGATTTAGCCGCAGAAGTTAAACGTAGACTTGTTTAA